GTCCCCTGGTCGACGAAACGCCCCTGCCCGGCGAAAAGCCCGCCGATCTGGCGATGCGACTGGCGCTGGCCAAGGCCCGCGAGGTGGCGCGGCGTCATCCCCACGCGGTGGTCATTGGCTGCGATCAGGTGGCCGACCTGCACGGCGAGCCGCTGGGCAAACCCGGCACCCACGAGCGCGCCGTGACCCAATTGCAGCGCATGCGCGGCGAAACGGTCATTTTTCAGACCGCGTTGGCCGTGGTCTGCCAGGACTCCGGTTTTGAGCAGAGCGACATCGCGGCCGTGCGCGTGGTGTTCCGCCAGCTCGATGACGACGAGATCGAACACTACCTGCGTGTGGAGCAGCCCTACGACTGCGCCGGTAGCGCCAAGAGCGAAGGACTGGGCATAGCCTTGCTGGAACGCATCGACAACGACGACCCCACCGCACTGGTGGGTCTGCCGCTCATCCGCACCTGTCGCATGATCCGCGCTGCCGGGGTGCAGGTCCTGTGAAAACCGGCACCACCCCACCGGGCACGCTGTACCTCGTGCCCACGCCGCTGGACTTTGGAACGACGCCCCCCGACCCCGGACCAGCAACCACGACCTCGCCCAGCCAGTGGTTGCCAACACAGACCCTGGCCGTCGCCAGCCGACTCACCCACTGGATCACCGAAAACGCCAAAAGCACTCGAGCCTTTCTCAAACGCGTGGATACCGTCGTTGGGCTCGGGGCACCGTTACAGGCACAGCAGATCACCGAACTGCCACGCGTGGCGCATAAAAAGGGGGACCATGCGCCACAGGCCGACGGCGAGGCCCAGGCCCGTGCGCTGCTGGCCCCGGCCCTGAGCGGCCACGACATCGGTCTGGTCAGCGAAGCCGGCATGCCAGCCATCGCCGACCCGGGCAGTTCCATCGTGCGCGCGGCGCATGCCATGGGCATGAGGGTGGTGCCGCTGACTGGCCCGGTCTCTCTCGTGCTTGCGCTGGCCAGCAGCGGCCTGAACGGGCAGAGTTTCGCGTTTGTGGGTTACGTTCCGCAGGAAGCGAGCGAGCGCGCCAGGCGCTTGCGCGAACTGGAGGCCTTGGCGCTCAAGACCGGACAAACGCAGATCTTCATCGAGACCCCCTACCGCAACACCGCTCTGCTCCAAACCGTCTTGCAAACTTTGCACCCGCACACCCGATTGGCCGTGTGCTGCGGGCTCACGCTGCCGCAGGAGGTGACCCGCAGCGCACTGGTGGGTGACTGGAAAAAACGGGCCCTTGGCGACGGACTGCCGCTGGAGACCCCTGCGGTATTTCTGATCGGTCGCTGAATCAGCGGCGGTGAGGAATGCCGGCTGCGAACCGGTTCAGGCCAGGGCCTTCTGCATGTGCGCGCGCACCGCCGTGCTCAACTCACTGTTGGCCAGCGCCAGGTCGATCGTGGCCTCCAGGAAACCTTCCTTGCTACCGCAGTCGTAACGCGTACCGTCATAGCGGAACGCAAAGACCTTTTCGGTTCCGATCAGGGCGGCAATGCCATCGGTCAACTGGATTTCGCCACCCGCACCCCGTGGCTGGCGGCGAATGCTGTCAAACACCGCCGGCGTGAGGATGTAGCGTCCGGCCACCGCCAGTGTCGACGGTGCGACTTCTGGCAATGGCTTTTCAACCATGCCAAAAACTTCCGCCACATTTCCGCTGGCGCCCCTCACATCCACCACGCCGTAGCGGCGGGTCTCCGAGCGAGGTACGTCCTGCACCGCCAGCACCGTGCCCGGGTCGCGGTCGTAGGCCTGCACCATCTGCTGCAACACGGTCGGCCCGCCCCTGGCCTGGTCCCTGCCCATCATCAAATCGTCCGCCAGCAACACGGCAAACGGCTCGTCGCCAACCAGCC
This Hydrogenophaga taeniospiralis DNA region includes the following protein-coding sequences:
- a CDS encoding SAM-dependent methyltransferase, with protein sequence MKTGTTPPGTLYLVPTPLDFGTTPPDPGPATTTSPSQWLPTQTLAVASRLTHWITENAKSTRAFLKRVDTVVGLGAPLQAQQITELPRVAHKKGDHAPQADGEAQARALLAPALSGHDIGLVSEAGMPAIADPGSSIVRAAHAMGMRVVPLTGPVSLVLALASSGLNGQSFAFVGYVPQEASERARRLRELEALALKTGQTQIFIETPYRNTALLQTVLQTLHPHTRLAVCCGLTLPQEVTRSALVGDWKKRALGDGLPLETPAVFLIGR
- a CDS encoding Maf family protein → MSSHRPIPPAQASRPLVLGSTSRYRRELLARLGLPFDVASPLVDETPLPGEKPADLAMRLALAKAREVARRHPHAVVIGCDQVADLHGEPLGKPGTHERAVTQLQRMRGETVIFQTALAVVCQDSGFEQSDIAAVRVVFRQLDDDEIEHYLRVEQPYDCAGSAKSEGLGIALLERIDNDDPTALVGLPLIRTCRMIRAAGVQVL
- the galU gene encoding UTP--glucose-1-phosphate uridylyltransferase GalU, which gives rise to MKIQKAVFPVGGMGTRFLPATKAIPKEMLPVVDKPLIQYAVEEAYAAGIREMIFVTGRHKRAIEDHFDTAYELEAELEAGNKRALLELVHAIKPDDMDCVYVRQPRALGLGHAVLCAERLVGDEPFAVLLADDLMMGRDQARGGPTVLQQMVQAYDRDPGTVLAVQDVPRSETRRYGVVDVRGASGNVAEVFGMVEKPLPEVAPSTLAVAGRYILTPAVFDSIRRQPRGAGGEIQLTDGIAALIGTEKVFAFRYDGTRYDCGSKEGFLEATIDLALANSELSTAVRAHMQKALA